A region of the Methanobrevibacter ruminantium M1 genome:
GACAGTTCGTTTGTTCTTGCACATCCTACACAGCCAAAGCCAAATGGAGCGCCGTCAACAATGATTGCAGCCTCTGCAGCATCTATAAGAGGTCCGATGATGGACATTCTTCCCCTAACCCCTGAAGGGACTTCAATAGCTGCATACTTCAATCCGTTTATTGGGTCTTCCTCTGTAATGTTCATTGGAGGTGAATCAATCTCCGGGTCTTTTATCTTTTGTCTTATTTGTTTTTGAAGAGCTAAAGGAGCATGACCTTTTCTCTCAATCAAGTCAGCTAAAATCAATGAATTTGGTGGATAAATAGCTACTTTTACCATAATATCATCCTCATAATCATAATATAGAAAGTTTTTAATCGTTTTTAAATTTAAAATAATAAAGTGTTTTATCAAAATCAAACTTTAAATAATTTAAAACCATTAATAATCCCATAAACTTCCTATTTGTTATCGTCCTCACTTTTTTCTTTTGAAGAACCTTCAGATTCTTCTAAAGCCTTATCTAAAACTTCTTTAAAGTAATCAACAGAAACAGGTTCTTTCTTCTCGATTTCCACATCTCTTGGATTTTTCAAGGCCTCTCCAACATAGTCAAGAATTCTGAATTCCTTCTCCATTTGGTGGAATCCTTCCCTTGGCCCATACCTGTGGCCTCTGCATCTTCTTGGGTCACCTGGAGCAAAACCTCTTTCCTTTGTAAAGATTCCGTAAGGATCCAATTTGCGAAGCTCTCTAATCGCTTGTCTGACATATTTGTCCTTGCCGCTGATCATTGCCCCATAGCAAGTCCATTTTATTGTAAGTGGCAAGTTAAGCATATGCAGGAAGTTGACGACTTCGCTTTCGCTTACATTTGCCTTGGAACTTAAAATGATCATCCTTGTAGAAACTTCCGGATCCATGTCCTCCTTACCTAAATCTGGAGTTATACATAAATTTGCAGGCATAAATCTTTCCTCCTAATTCTCACCATAAATAATAAAGGTTTATTTCTAATTAAAACCTTAAATTAAGCATTATCTAAACCTTAAATAAGGTTATTCCTCATCGTAAACCTCATAAATATAAAGAGTGCTTCCATCCTTAAGCTTGTTCAAGCCTTCAATGTTTCCAACAACCTCACCTACAATGTTTGTAGCTGAGAATGCCTCACCAGTAGGTCCGAACTCATCAGTATCGATTGTCCTTATACCAATAAGACCTAAGTTCTTCCTTGACATATTGGTTACAGCTATCTCACCGGCCTTTACAATATCTGTAGGGATATTCTCTGGAATGAGTCCCTTGGATTCGTCAGTATCCCCATTGAACATGAACATGTTCATGTCGGGAACTGCAAAGTAGACCTTCAATGTGCCTACAGGCTTTTCTGCCAATCCACTGATTTTCTCAAGATACCATCTGGTTCTTGGAGCCTTGTCAGTCAATTTGATCTTAACCAATTCATCGCTTGCAAGTCCGAAGGTGGTGACTTCCTTATTTTCCAGAATGTCAATGGTATTTTCAGGTGTCTGAATCACAACAATCGCATCGTCATCAAGGTTTCCGTCACGAACATGCTTTATTCCTAAAGATTGCATTTTTTCCTCTGCTTCCTTTTGAGTTAGCATCATAAGCATGATTCTTTCAGGATCGCTTAATACAGTAATGAAGTCTCCCTTTTTAGCGGTATCAAAGAGTTCCATACCTTGCTTGACTGTAGCAAGATTGGTATGGGTTTCAGCTCTGACCCTGTCCTCCCTATAGACATAGACTCTTCCTTTTCCGTTTCCTTCGCTTCTTAAGGTTACTGTTCCTCTCTTACGTTCACTTATCTCTTCAGCATCCTTAGTAAGACCATTTAATTCATAGAAACCTAAAAATGAGTTAGATTCAAAGTCAACCTGTATTTTGTTGTTTCTAATCAATGAGAACAGATGCTCAACTGATGCTGGAGACTTTGCATTTGGCTCTAAAAGAGCGTAGGTGAATAGCTGATTTCCCTCTTCAAGAACTTCCTCAAGATTTGAGCCTCCTGTACTGTCGGTGACTGTGCTTCTCTCAATCACAGGCTCGATTGACAATATCTCATCATCATCGGTAAGTGAGAACAATGTTCTTCTTCCTCCGATAATCCTTGCAAAGACTCCTCTGTCGCTGTATTTTGGAACTCCATATACATTTGAGTGATCGTCCTTTACAAAGATTATATGTGTGGCCTCCTTGGAAAAACCGGAGAGGCTTATTAAGACATCATTGTCAAAATACCTGAACTCATCATGAGACGGTTCAAAATTAGACTCTACCGGACCTATGGCCACTTCATTAGAGGTTTCCCAACGAACATTGTTGGAGCTGAAGAGAGAATAGTTTTCCTTGAAGAAATCAGTCAAAGGCTTTGATTTTTCAGAAACTTCCAATTCAATGAGAATACTTCCCTTAGGAGTCTTTATCTTATACTTAAGGACATTGCTTTGTATTTCGCTTTCTCCCTTGATAAGGCAGACAATGCTTCCTTTCTTATAAGGCGCATTGGAAAGCTCTATAGCGTCCTTGATGGTAGATCCTTCAGGAATATCCACATCTTCTCCATTAATTTTTATTAGCATAGGCTTGCCTCTTTTCATTAATAAAATTTGTAATAATTATTATTCGATTAATCAGTAGTTTAAAAAGATTTAAAAATTGCATTTACAGTTTTAAACTACTGAAATATAAAAATAAGAATAAATGACCTTTTTAAAATAAATCTAAATAAAATAAGTTTTATTTTAATAGGCGAAAAAATATCCTTATTTATATATATTAAATATATGTTTATTTCTAATTATATAAAATAGTTTTTAATTGATTTTGGATAATAATAAATAAATTAAAAGTATGATGCCTTAATAGGAATTTCTTTAAGACATCCTCAAGCTTAAAAATAGATTAAAAATAATAATATTAATAAGTTTTAAAAAGAGAAATTATAAAAATAATTGCTAAATTCACAAATATAAAATAAGAATTGGAATAAGACTAAAAGCAATTAAAAAAAAAGCACAATTAAAAAAATAAATTAATAAATAAAAAAAAGGAATAAAACACCAAATAAAGAAAAAAATAAAAAAAAAGAATAAATCAAGAGATTTATTCATAAAACTTGCCTAAGAACTCTTTCATTCTTTGATTGTCAGATGAGAATACCTCTTCAGGTGAGCCCTCTTCCACAATGACACCCTCATCCATGAAGATAATTGTATCAGAAACATTTCTAGCAAAGTTCATCTCGTGGGTAACAATCACCATAGTCATATGCTCAGCTGCCAAGTCCTTTATTACAGCTAATATCTCTCCTGTAAGCTCAGGGTCAAGTGCAGAGGTAGGCTCGTCAAAGAACAATATATCCGGCTTCATGCAAAGAGCCCTTGCAATGGATACTCTTTGCTGTTGACCACCAGACAATTCTGAAGGGTATGCATCTTCCTTATCAGAAAGCCCCATTTTCTTTAGAAGGTCTCTTGCATGCTCGTAAACTTCAGCCTTGTCTCTCTTTTGAACCTTTAGAGGTGCATTGGTAATATTCTTCATTACAGAATGATGTGGGAAAAGATTGAAGTTCTGGAACACCAATCCAAAGGTTCCGTCAAAATTGATCTCACCGCTGTCCTCTGTCTCAAGGTCTGTTATGCATCTTAGCAATGTGGACTTACCGGATCCGGATGGACCTATGATTGACAATACCTCACCCTTTTCAACGGAAAAGGAGATATCCTTCAAGACCACATTGTCTCCAAAGCTTTTCTTAAGATTCTTAACTTCCAATAAACTCATTAAAATCAACTCTTAATAAAATATCTGATATCTCCCCTATGTATCGTAATAATCCAATCTCTTTTCAAAGCGTTCCATAATAATTGCCACAAGCGCATTGAATACATAATAGAATCCACCTGCAATCAGCAATGCTGAAATGGAAGCTTCAGCTGCTGCAATCTGCTTTGCAACTGTAAACATCTCTGGAATTGCAAGCACAAAGGAAAGTGAAGTGTCCTTTACAAGAGTGATTACCTCATTTGTAATTGATGGAAGCACTATCTTTACCACTTGAGGCAAGATGATTATAAAGAATGTTTGAACTCTGGTATATCCCAATACCTGTGCAGCTTCATATTGTCCGTTTGGAATGGATTCGATTCCTCCACGGAAGATCTCTGCAAAGTAAGCCGCATAGTTGATGGTGAAAGCAATTATAACTGCAATCATCCTGTAATCCCTTGAAAGTGTCATTCCGAATATATAATATGGACCAAAGAATACAACAATCAGCTGCAGCATCAATGGAGTTCCTCTCATGATAGAAATATAAGCCTTCATAAACCATTGAAGTGGCTTGAAGCTGCTCATTCTTCCAGCAGCCACTGCCAAACCAAGTGGAATGGAAAACAGCAATGTAAGAAGGAATATTTCAATGGAGGTTCCCATACCCCATAATAATTCTTCTAAAATTTTACTTAATAACATTTAATTTCTCCCCAAAAAATAAACATAAAAACAATAATTGTTTAATAATAAGCCATAGGGCAAATAAGAGCCATTAGTTAAAAAAAACCCAAGATCATTAAAAAGAATGTAATGGCTTATTAAATAAACTTAAATAAATCATTTAAATAGTTAAAATAATTCAAATAATTTATTTAAACTTATCTAAAAATAGAAAACACCTTAAACAAGTTAAAAGGCTTTATAAAATAAAAAAAAAAGTTTATACATAATAATTATGCATAAACTTAAATACTATTTACTTATTTTTGAATAAGAGCGCCAGGAACTCCGTAGGTGTCGTACTTTTGTGCGAGTTTTTCTACAGTTCCGTCTTCAAACATTTCGTCTAAAGTTTTTTGGACTTGATCTTTTAATTGGTCATTTCCTTTCTTGAAACCGATACCGTATTGTTCAGATGAGATTTCTTCATCTAACATTTTGTATTGGTCGCTTCCTTTTTGGCTGATTTGGTATTGAGCTACACCAATATCAATAGCTACAGCATCACATGCACCGGTTTCTAAATCCATAAATGCAGTGTTATAGTCAGCAACTTGAGTTAAGTCTTTAAAGGTGTCAGCTAAGGTTTTGTTGTCCCCTTCAAGAGCTGCTAAAGCAGATGAATCTTTTTGGGTTTCTACAATCTTACCATCTAAGTCAGCTAAACTGTTAATACCGGAATCTGTTTTTACAACAACAACTTGCTTGTTGTCAATGTATGGTTCAGACCAGGTGTAGTCGTCTTCTCTACCGTTGATGGTAAATCCGTTCCAAATACAGTCAATTGAACCAGAGTCCAATTCGCTGTCTTTAGCATCCCAGTCTATTGGCTGTTTTACTAAAGTCCAGTTGTTTCTGTCACATACTTCTTGAGCTAAGTCTAAGTCAAATCCTACATATTCCCCGTTATCGTCTTTGTATCCGTATGGAGGGAATTCTGCATCAAAACCGACAATAAAAGTATTGTCATCATTAGTAGCAGTTCCATCGCCACCTAAAAAGTCTAAGAAACCTGCGCTGGATGCGCCGATGACTAAGAATGCTAATAATGCAATTCCTAAAATAATTGCTATTTTTTTCTTCATATTCACACCATAAATATTTTTAATTTATAATATATTATAAATTAGATGAAAAGAAAAAATCTAATCTATATAAATATTTAAGAAAATCATATTATATAAAATAGTGTTATTTATTCAAAAAAATATCAGAAATCAACGCAAAAAGGCAAGTTATGAACAAAAAAAGCCAATTAAATAAATAAATATTGTTTAAATTTTAATAAATTATAAAATCAGTTTAATTTTAAATGAAATTATAAAACAATATTATAAAAAAAATTAATAAAAATAGAAAATATAGTAAAAATTAGTTTTATATCATTAAAACAATTTTTAATCTTTAAAAAAGTTAGATAATTAAAGAACTGTGAATCAAAATAAAAGAAAATAAAGAAAAAATAGAGGACTTTAATAAAAATAAAGAGTTTTAAACTAATTTTTTAAAAAAAGTTTAAAAACACTAACAACATATAGGCATAAAAACTTATCTTGAAAATGAACATAACATAAATGTTTCAATCATGAGAAAGTGTGAAATTGCCCAAATAAAAATTAATTGCCTAAGACAAGAACAGGATTCTTCCTTTGATCAAATAGAACAGCTTCCTCATCACCTGATTTTAAAACAAGCATCTTATCCTCAATCACATCTCCAACCACTGCAACTTCAAAGGAGTAAGGACTAAGTCTATCAATAATCTCCTGACAGTTTTCCTCCTTGGCAGTCATTACAAAGGCAGCTCCAGGATAAGCCATCAGCCATTCCTCCCAAGAGACATCAGGATTTCTAGGAATCCTCTCAAGCTCTACAAATGCTCCAACACCAGATGCCTCAAGCAACATTTCCAAAGTTCCAAGGGTTCCAGGATTGCTAATGTCCTTTCCAGCAGTTGGCAAATGAGCTTCAGCTATCTCCTGCATAACAGAAATCTGATCTTGAACCAGCTTTGCATCCTTTTCATATGTGGTGTCCCAATTCAAGACAAACTGAGGATGCTGCCTGCCGTCAGTGTCAATGGCTACAATAACCTTATCTCCTACATTAGCACCAGCGGAAGTAATTAGAGAATCCTTTTTAGCAATTCCCGCAATTGCCACATCCAATGAATTGAATTCGGCATCAGGGTGAAGGTGCCCTCCAACCATTGGAACATTGAACTTGCGGCAGCCGTCTACAATTCCCTGAAGAACCCCATCATAGATTTCATCATCATTAATGGATAATGTATTTACCATGGCGATAGGCCTACCTCCCATTGCAGCAATGTCGTTAACATTAACAAGAACAGAGCAGTAGCCTGCCCAATAAGGATTGACACTCATTAACTGTCCCCAGATTCCATCGGCGGCAAGTAGAACAACCTGACCATTTCCAATATCGATTGCAGATGCATCGTCTCCAAAGTCAAGAAGAACATCTCCAGAGATATTATAAGTTTCGCTTAAAGCCTTTGTAACCTTTTCTATTGAATTTTTCCTACTTACACCAATAAACTCTTGAAGTGATTTAACAAGCTCATTAAAATTCATTCTTACACCTTAAAATGTCTAAAAATAATTTGGTTTTAAAAAATAAATGTTTTTGTATGTATTAATTGTAAAATAAATAATAAATTATAATAATTATAAATTGAATAAAAATTGAATTAAATTTAATGAAAATAATTGAAATCAAAGGTCTAAAATCAAATAATAAATCTAAATTAAAAAAATTAAAACCAAATAACTTAAAACCGAATAATAAATTTAAATTAAATAATTGAAATCTTTAAATTAATTTAATTATTCAGAATCATCTGATTCCTCATCAGGATCTCCAAATTCTTCTTTAATGTATTCTGCCCATCCATCAGATTCATCTATTTCCTCTGAATCTTCAGAATCATTGGAAACAGATTCTTCAATATCTTCAGTT
Encoded here:
- a CDS encoding methanogenesis marker 5 protein, encoding MVKVAIYPPNSLILADLIERKGHAPLALQKQIRQKIKDPEIDSPPMNITEEDPINGLKYAAIEVPSGVRGRMSIIGPLIDAAEAAIIVDGAPFGFGCVGCARTNELSIFCLRKKDIPVLEVVYPDDEDGTVLMVNQIMEFLDSLPGGGGDMEGDNDVLGEQIGTKGGK
- a CDS encoding methanogenesis marker 6 protein — encoded protein: MPANLCITPDLGKEDMDPEVSTRMIILSSKANVSESEVVNFLHMLNLPLTIKWTCYGAMISGKDKYVRQAIRELRKLDPYGIFTKERGFAPGDPRRCRGHRYGPREGFHQMEKEFRILDYVGEALKNPRDVEIEKKEPVSVDYFKEVLDKALEESEGSSKEKSEDDNK
- the mmp3 gene encoding methyl-coenzyme M reductase-associated protein Mmp3; the protein is MLIKINGEDVDIPEGSTIKDAIELSNAPYKKGSIVCLIKGESEIQSNVLKYKIKTPKGSILIELEVSEKSKPLTDFFKENYSLFSSNNVRWETSNEVAIGPVESNFEPSHDEFRYFDNDVLISLSGFSKEATHIIFVKDDHSNVYGVPKYSDRGVFARIIGGRRTLFSLTDDDEILSIEPVIERSTVTDSTGGSNLEEVLEEGNQLFTYALLEPNAKSPASVEHLFSLIRNNKIQVDFESNSFLGFYELNGLTKDAEEISERKRGTVTLRSEGNGKGRVYVYREDRVRAETHTNLATVKQGMELFDTAKKGDFITVLSDPERIMLMMLTQKEAEEKMQSLGIKHVRDGNLDDDAIVVIQTPENTIDILENKEVTTFGLASDELVKIKLTDKAPRTRWYLEKISGLAEKPVGTLKVYFAVPDMNMFMFNGDTDESKGLIPENIPTDIVKAGEIAVTNMSRKNLGLIGIRTIDTDEFGPTGEAFSATNIVGEVVGNIEGLNKLKDGSTLYIYEVYDEE
- a CDS encoding amino acid ABC transporter ATP-binding protein, producing MSLLEVKNLKKSFGDNVVLKDISFSVEKGEVLSIIGPSGSGKSTLLRCITDLETEDSGEINFDGTFGLVFQNFNLFPHHSVMKNITNAPLKVQKRDKAEVYEHARDLLKKMGLSDKEDAYPSELSGGQQQRVSIARALCMKPDILFFDEPTSALDPELTGEILAVIKDLAAEHMTMVIVTHEMNFARNVSDTIIFMDEGVIVEEGSPEEVFSSDNQRMKEFLGKFYE
- a CDS encoding amino acid ABC transporter permease, translating into MLLSKILEELLWGMGTSIEIFLLTLLFSIPLGLAVAAGRMSSFKPLQWFMKAYISIMRGTPLMLQLIVVFFGPYYIFGMTLSRDYRMIAVIIAFTINYAAYFAEIFRGGIESIPNGQYEAAQVLGYTRVQTFFIIILPQVVKIVLPSITNEVITLVKDTSLSFVLAIPEMFTVAKQIAAAEASISALLIAGGFYYVFNALVAIIMERFEKRLDYYDT
- a CDS encoding amino acid ABC transporter substrate-binding protein, whose amino-acid sequence is MKKKIAIILGIALLAFLVIGASSAGFLDFLGGDGTATNDDNTFIVGFDAEFPPYGYKDDNGEYVGFDLDLAQEVCDRNNWTLVKQPIDWDAKDSELDSGSIDCIWNGFTINGREDDYTWSEPYIDNKQVVVVKTDSGINSLADLDGKIVETQKDSSALAALEGDNKTLADTFKDLTQVADYNTAFMDLETGACDAVAIDIGVAQYQISQKGSDQYKMLDEEISSEQYGIGFKKGNDQLKDQVQKTLDEMFEDGTVEKLAQKYDTYGVPGALIQK
- a CDS encoding methanogenesis marker 2 protein, encoding MNFNELVKSLQEFIGVSRKNSIEKVTKALSETYNISGDVLLDFGDDASAIDIGNGQVVLLAADGIWGQLMSVNPYWAGYCSVLVNVNDIAAMGGRPIAMVNTLSINDDEIYDGVLQGIVDGCRKFNVPMVGGHLHPDAEFNSLDVAIAGIAKKDSLITSAGANVGDKVIVAIDTDGRQHPQFVLNWDTTYEKDAKLVQDQISVMQEIAEAHLPTAGKDISNPGTLGTLEMLLEASGVGAFVELERIPRNPDVSWEEWLMAYPGAAFVMTAKEENCQEIIDRLSPYSFEVAVVGDVIEDKMLVLKSGDEEAVLFDQRKNPVLVLGN